Genomic segment of Syntrophorhabdaceae bacterium:
GTTTTTTACCTCCTTTTGATAGCTTCTGGTTCATAGCCCATGGTCCATTGCAAAAGCAAAGGATGATATTAAATGTTCTATAACAACGAAAACAGCATCTGTCAATCCATTAATGGGGCTCACGCCTGTCCCCGTAAGGGGGTCGCCCCCTCCACGGGCATAAGCTCGTGGAGCCTTCCCCTCTCGCTCAAGAATTCGCTACGAGTTAATATAATGGGGCTCACGCCTGTCCCCGTAAGGGGGTCGCCCCCTCTGGCAGCAAAGCGCGACCCGGAAGCGGGTACCCCGGCCTCCCCCTCTCGCTCAAGAATTCGCTACAGAATATAGGTCCAATAGGTCGTATAGGACCTATATTCAGATTCTCACCTTCTGCTCTTCTCACCCTCTCACCTTCTTGCTCTTTACTCTCCGCTCTCAGCTGCTTCTTTACCGGGGCTCACAGCTTGTCCCGACTTGACGGGGTCGCCCCCTCCAGGAAAGAAGCAGGTTAAGGTTCAGGCTAAGGTTAAGCACCCCGCCGGTTCTCCTCAACCTCAACCTTAGCCTCAGCCTGATTCTTCGTGGTTTACACAAATTCTGTTGATTTTTCAAGGTCTTCCATTTAAAATGCTTAAAAAACACAAGAAGGAGTTGTTATGGAGATAAACGCCCGGCAAGAAAAGAACACAACGGTTATTGCAGTTCAGGGAAGGATAGACGCCGTTACTGCCCCTGAATTCGAAAACTACCTCTCAAACCTTATATCGAAGGGTGATCGTAATTTTATCGTCAACCTCAGCGCGCTGGAATATATCAGCAGCGCCGGTCTTCGGAGTATCCTTGCCACAGCGAAAAGATTAAAAGCTGAACAGGGCGATATAAGATTTTCGGGACTCCAGGGTCCCGTTGAAGAAGTCTTTAAGATATCCGGTTTTTATTCAATCTTTAAGATATTCGATTCGGATGCGTCAGCCCTGGATAAC
This window contains:
- a CDS encoding STAS domain-containing protein, whose protein sequence is MEINARQEKNTTVIAVQGRIDAVTAPEFENYLSNLISKGDRNFIVNLSALEYISSAGLRSILATAKRLKAEQGDIRFSGLQGPVEEVFKISGFYSIFKIFDSDASALDNV